A DNA window from Enterobacter cloacae subsp. cloacae ATCC 13047 contains the following coding sequences:
- a CDS encoding ABC transporter permease, with protein MFHRLWTLIRKELQSLLREPQTRAILVLPVLIQVFLFPFAATLEVTNATIAIYNEDNGKHSVELTQRFARAKAFTHILLLKSPQAIQHTIDTQKALLLVRFPADFSRNLDTFQPAPMQLILDGRNSNSAQIAANYLQQVVKDYQQELMEGKPKPNNSELVVRNWYNPNLDYKWFVVPSLIAMITTIGVMIVTSLSVAREREQGTLDQLLVSPLATWQIFVGKAVPALIVATFQATIVLGVGIWAYQIPFAGSLALFYFTMVIYGLSLVGFGLLISALCSTQQQAFIGVFVFMMPAILLSGYVSPVENMPVWLQDLTWINPIRHFTDITKQIYLKDASLDIIWGSLWPLLVIAATTGSVAYAMFRRNIA; from the coding sequence ATGTTTCACCGTTTATGGACGTTAATACGCAAAGAGCTGCAATCGCTGCTGCGCGAGCCGCAAACCCGCGCCATTCTGGTGTTGCCGGTGCTCATCCAGGTGTTTCTGTTCCCTTTTGCCGCCACGCTTGAGGTGACCAACGCCACCATCGCGATTTACAACGAAGACAACGGTAAACATTCCGTCGAGCTGACCCAGCGCTTTGCCCGGGCGAAGGCTTTTACCCATATCCTCCTGCTGAAAAGTCCACAGGCGATCCAGCACACCATCGATACCCAGAAAGCGCTGCTGCTGGTGCGTTTTCCGGCTGATTTTTCCCGCAATCTGGACACCTTCCAGCCCGCGCCCATGCAGTTGATCCTCGACGGGCGTAACTCCAACAGCGCGCAGATTGCCGCGAATTATCTGCAACAGGTGGTGAAGGATTATCAGCAGGAGTTGATGGAGGGGAAACCGAAGCCCAACAACAGCGAGCTGGTGGTACGTAACTGGTACAACCCAAACCTGGACTACAAATGGTTTGTGGTGCCGTCGCTGATCGCCATGATCACCACCATTGGGGTGATGATCGTCACCTCCCTGTCCGTCGCCCGCGAACGCGAGCAAGGTACGCTCGATCAGTTGCTGGTCTCCCCGCTGGCGACCTGGCAAATCTTCGTTGGTAAAGCGGTTCCCGCCCTGATTGTTGCCACGTTCCAGGCCACCATCGTGCTGGGCGTGGGGATCTGGGCCTACCAGATCCCGTTCGCCGGGTCGCTGGCGCTGTTCTACTTCACGATGGTGATCTACGGGCTGTCGCTGGTCGGGTTTGGCCTGCTGATTTCCGCGCTCTGCTCCACGCAGCAGCAGGCGTTTATTGGCGTGTTTGTCTTTATGATGCCGGCCATCCTGCTCTCCGGGTATGTTTCGCCGGTTGAGAATATGCCGGTGTGGTTACAGGATCTGACGTGGATAAACCCGATTCGTCACTTTACGGATATCACCAAGCAAATTTATCTGAAGGATGCGAGTCTGGATATTATCTGGGGAAGTTTGTGGCCGCTACTGGTCATAGCGGCCACGACGGGTTCAGTGGCGTACGCGATGTTTAGACGCAACATTGCGTAG
- the moaC gene encoding cyclic pyranopterin monophosphate synthase MoaC, translating to MSQLTHINAAGEAHMVDVSAKAETVREARAEAFVTMLPDTLAMIIDGSHHKGDVFATARIAGIQAAKRTWDLIPLCHPLMLSKVEVNLQAQPEHNRVRIESLCRLTGKTGVEMEALTAASVAALTIYDMCKAVQKDMVIGPVRLLAKSGGKSGDFKVDSHD from the coding sequence ATGTCGCAACTGACCCACATTAACGCCGCTGGCGAAGCGCATATGGTGGACGTTTCTGCCAAGGCCGAAACGGTCCGCGAGGCGCGTGCCGAAGCGTTCGTTACCATGCTGCCAGACACCCTGGCGATGATTATCGACGGTAGCCACCATAAGGGTGATGTCTTTGCCACTGCCCGCATCGCCGGGATCCAGGCGGCGAAACGCACCTGGGACTTAATTCCGCTCTGCCACCCGCTGATGCTCAGCAAGGTGGAGGTCAATCTTCAGGCCCAGCCAGAGCACAACCGCGTGCGCATCGAATCGCTGTGTCGTTTAACCGGTAAAACGGGCGTGGAGATGGAAGCGCTGACGGCGGCGTCCGTTGCCGCGCTGACTATCTACGATATGTGCAAAGCGGTGCAGAAAGATATGGTGATTGGCCCGGTTCGTCTGCTGGCGAAAAGCGGCGGCAAATCCGGTGATTTTAAGGTGGACAGCCATGATTAA
- the clsB gene encoding cardiolipin synthase ClsB, producing the protein MKCTWQEGNRITLLVNGDEYYPAVFDAIDRAQHKVILETFIWFEDDVGKQLHSVLLRAAQRGVKIEALLDGYGSPDLSDAFVNELTAAGVVFRYYDPGPRLFGMRTNLFRRMHRKIVVVDETVAFVGGINYSAEHMSDYGPEAKQDYAIRIEGPVVQDILLFELENLPGKEAARRWWKRRHRPEENRKPGEAQALFVWRDNGEHRDDIERHYLKMLANAKREVIIANAYFFPGYRLLHAMRSAARRGVRVKLIVQGEPDMPIVKVGARLLYNYLLKGGVQIYEYRRRPLHGKVALMDDHWATVGSSNLDPLSLSLNLEANLIIHDRQFNQTLRDNLQGLIVNDCVRVDESMVPKRTWWNLGISVVVFHFLRHFPAMVGWLPAHTPKLALVDPPVQPEMETQDRIEAEDGGKT; encoded by the coding sequence ATGAAATGTACCTGGCAGGAAGGCAACCGGATCACGCTGCTGGTCAACGGGGACGAATATTACCCCGCCGTTTTTGATGCGATAGACCGCGCGCAGCATAAAGTGATCCTCGAGACCTTTATCTGGTTTGAAGATGATGTGGGCAAACAGTTGCACAGCGTGCTGCTGCGCGCCGCCCAGCGCGGCGTCAAAATTGAAGCGCTGCTGGATGGCTATGGCTCGCCCGATCTTAGCGATGCGTTCGTGAATGAGCTCACTGCCGCAGGCGTTGTGTTCCGCTACTACGATCCCGGCCCTCGCCTGTTCGGCATGCGTACCAATCTCTTTCGCCGGATGCACCGCAAAATCGTTGTCGTTGATGAGACGGTGGCGTTTGTCGGTGGCATTAACTACTCCGCCGAGCATATGTCTGACTACGGCCCGGAGGCCAAGCAGGATTACGCCATCCGCATCGAAGGGCCTGTGGTTCAGGACATTTTGCTGTTTGAACTGGAAAACTTACCCGGCAAAGAGGCCGCCCGACGCTGGTGGAAGCGCCGCCATCGTCCGGAAGAGAACCGGAAGCCCGGCGAAGCGCAGGCGCTGTTCGTCTGGCGGGATAACGGCGAGCACCGGGACGATATTGAGCGCCACTACCTGAAAATGCTGGCGAATGCCAAACGCGAAGTGATCATCGCTAACGCCTATTTCTTCCCGGGCTACCGGCTGCTGCACGCCATGCGCAGTGCTGCCCGACGCGGCGTCCGCGTGAAGCTGATTGTGCAGGGCGAGCCGGATATGCCCATCGTCAAAGTCGGCGCGCGGCTGCTCTATAACTACCTGCTCAAAGGCGGAGTGCAGATCTACGAATACCGTCGCCGACCGCTGCACGGCAAAGTCGCGCTGATGGACGATCACTGGGCGACCGTCGGCTCCAGTAACCTCGATCCGCTGAGCCTGTCGCTTAACCTGGAAGCGAACCTGATCATTCACGATCGCCAGTTTAACCAGACCCTGCGGGATAACCTGCAGGGTCTGATCGTCAACGACTGCGTGCGCGTGGACGAGTCCATGGTGCCAAAACGCACCTGGTGGAATCTGGGGATCAGCGTAGTGGTGTTCCACTTCCTGCGCCATTTCCCGGCGATGGTGGGCTGGCTGCCGGCGCATACCCCAAAACTTGCGCTGGTGGATCCGCCTGTTCAACCCGAGATGGAAACCCAGGACCGCATTGAGGCGGAAGATGGAGGGAAAACCTGA
- the hlyD gene encoding secretion protein HlyD: protein MKKPVAIILVVVVLLAAGVGGWLWYQSHQDRGLTLYGNVDIRTVNMSFRVGGRLASLNVDEGDTIKTGQTLGMLDKAPYENALMQAKAGVSVAQAQYDLMLAGYRDEEIAQAAAAVKQAQAAYDYAQNFYARQQGLWKSRTISANDLENARSSRDQAQATLKSAQDKLSQYHTGNRPQDIAQAKASLEQAQAQLAQAELDLHDTTLVAPSDGTLMTRAVEPGSMLNAGSTVLTLSLTRPVWVRAYIDEPNLGQMQPGRELLLYTDGRPDKPYHGKVGFVSPTAEFTPKTVETPDLRTDLVYRLRIIVTDADDALRQGMPVTVKVNSGERHE, encoded by the coding sequence ATGAAAAAACCTGTCGCCATCATTCTGGTGGTTGTTGTTTTGCTTGCCGCAGGCGTCGGTGGCTGGCTGTGGTATCAAAGCCATCAGGATCGCGGCCTGACGCTGTACGGTAACGTTGATATTCGCACCGTGAATATGAGCTTCCGCGTCGGGGGGCGGCTGGCGTCGCTTAACGTGGATGAGGGCGACACCATCAAAACCGGGCAGACGCTGGGGATGCTTGATAAAGCGCCCTACGAGAACGCGCTGATGCAGGCAAAAGCCGGGGTTTCCGTCGCCCAGGCGCAATATGATCTGATGCTGGCCGGTTATCGTGACGAAGAGATTGCCCAGGCTGCTGCCGCAGTCAAACAGGCGCAGGCAGCCTATGACTATGCGCAGAATTTCTATGCCCGCCAGCAGGGGCTGTGGAAAAGCCGCACTATTTCGGCCAACGATCTGGAAAACGCCCGTTCATCACGCGATCAGGCTCAGGCAACGCTGAAATCCGCACAGGACAAACTGAGTCAGTACCACACCGGTAACCGCCCACAGGATATCGCCCAGGCCAAAGCCAGCCTTGAACAGGCGCAGGCCCAACTGGCCCAGGCGGAACTCGATCTGCATGACACCACGCTGGTGGCACCGTCTGACGGCACGCTGATGACCCGCGCCGTGGAGCCCGGCAGCATGCTCAACGCCGGAAGCACCGTTTTAACCCTGTCGCTCACCCGTCCGGTATGGGTGCGCGCCTACATTGATGAACCAAACCTCGGCCAGATGCAGCCGGGTCGCGAACTGTTGCTCTATACCGACGGTCGTCCGGATAAGCCGTATCACGGCAAAGTGGGCTTTGTTTCGCCCACCGCTGAATTCACGCCAAAAACGGTGGAAACGCCGGATCTGCGTACCGACCTGGTGTATCGCCTGCGCATCATCGTCACCGATGCGGACGACGCGTTGCGCCAGGGCATGCCAGTCACCGTAAAAGTGAACAGCGGGGAACGACATGAATGA
- the moaE gene encoding molybdopterin synthase catalytic subunit MoaE: MADTRILVSPERFNVGTEYHWLAERDEDGAVVTFTGKVRNHNLGDSVKALTLEHYPGMTEKSLAAIVEEARGRWPLGRVTVIHRIGEMWPGEEIVFVGVTSAHRGSAFAAGEFIMDYLKTKAPFWKREATPEGERWVESRDSDKQAASRW, from the coding sequence ATGGCTGATACGCGAATTCTGGTTAGCCCTGAGCGCTTTAATGTCGGTACGGAATATCACTGGCTGGCAGAGCGCGATGAAGACGGTGCTGTTGTGACCTTCACCGGTAAAGTGCGTAACCATAACCTTGGCGACAGCGTAAAAGCGCTTACGCTGGAACACTATCCGGGCATGACCGAGAAATCTCTGGCTGCGATAGTCGAAGAGGCGCGAGGCCGCTGGCCGCTCGGGCGTGTGACGGTTATCCACCGCATCGGTGAGATGTGGCCGGGCGAGGAGATCGTTTTCGTGGGGGTGACCAGTGCCCATCGCGGCAGCGCGTTTGCCGCCGGGGAGTTCATCATGGATTATCTGAAAACCAAAGCCCCGTTCTGGAAACGTGAAGCGACGCCGGAGGGGGAGCGGTGGGTTGAATCGCGCGACAGCGACAAACAGGCCGCCAGCCGTTGGTAA
- a CDS encoding ATP-binding cassette domain-containing protein, which yields MNDAVIRLDNLVKRFAGMEKPAVAPLNCTIQKGYVTGLVGPDGAGKTTLMRMLAGLLKPDEGAASVLGLDPIKDDGALHAMLGYMPQKFGLYEDLTVMENLNLYADLRSVTGETRQQTFARLLSFTSLGPFTDRLAGKLSGGMKQKLGLACTLVGEPKVLLLDEPGVGVDPISRRELWQMVHELAGDGMLILWSTSYLDEAEQCRDVLLMNEGELLYQGEPTKLTQSMAGRSFLMHSPQESNRKLLQRVLKLPQVSDGMIQGRSVRVILTKEATEADIRHAPGMPDIEMEETAPRFEDAFIDLLGGAGTSESPLGAILHTVEGTPGETVIEAKSLTKKFGDFAATDNVNFAVKRGEIFGLLGPNGAGKSTTFKMMCGLLVPTSGKALVLDMDLKVSSGKARQHLGYMAQKFSLYGNLTVEQNLRFFSGVYGLRGRAQDEKIHRMSEAFGLTAIASHATDELPLGFKQRLALACSLMHEPDILFLDEPTSGVDPLTRREFWLHINSMVEKGVTVMVTTHFMDEAEYCDRIGLVYRGKLIAHGTPDDLKAQAADDEVPDPTMEQAFITLIHDWDKENADAQ from the coding sequence ATGAATGACGCGGTTATCCGGCTCGACAATCTGGTCAAACGCTTCGCGGGCATGGAAAAACCGGCCGTCGCGCCGCTGAACTGTACCATCCAGAAAGGCTATGTGACGGGGCTGGTTGGCCCGGACGGCGCAGGCAAAACCACGTTGATGCGGATGCTGGCAGGCCTGCTTAAGCCCGATGAAGGGGCGGCCAGCGTGCTCGGGCTCGATCCGATTAAAGATGACGGTGCACTCCACGCCATGCTCGGCTATATGCCGCAGAAGTTTGGTCTCTATGAAGACCTGACGGTGATGGAAAACCTTAATCTGTACGCCGATCTGCGTAGCGTAACCGGTGAAACCCGTCAGCAGACTTTCGCCCGTCTGCTGTCCTTCACTTCCCTCGGTCCCTTCACCGATCGTCTGGCGGGCAAGCTCTCCGGCGGGATGAAGCAAAAGCTGGGGCTGGCCTGTACGCTGGTCGGCGAGCCGAAAGTGCTGCTGCTGGATGAGCCCGGCGTGGGCGTGGACCCGATTTCACGCCGCGAGCTGTGGCAGATGGTGCACGAGCTGGCCGGTGACGGAATGCTGATCCTCTGGAGCACCTCCTATCTGGATGAAGCCGAGCAGTGTCGCGATGTGCTGCTGATGAACGAAGGCGAGCTGCTTTATCAGGGAGAACCGACGAAGCTGACCCAAAGCATGGCCGGACGCAGTTTCCTGATGCACAGCCCGCAGGAGTCGAACCGCAAACTGCTGCAACGGGTGCTGAAGCTGCCCCAGGTCAGCGACGGGATGATTCAGGGCCGTTCGGTGCGCGTGATCCTGACCAAAGAGGCGACCGAAGCGGATATTCGTCACGCGCCGGGCATGCCTGACATTGAGATGGAAGAGACGGCTCCCCGCTTTGAGGACGCGTTTATCGATCTGCTGGGCGGAGCGGGTACTTCGGAATCGCCGCTCGGGGCGATCCTGCACACGGTGGAAGGTACGCCGGGTGAGACGGTGATCGAAGCCAAATCCCTGACCAAAAAATTCGGTGATTTCGCCGCCACCGATAACGTCAATTTCGCGGTGAAGCGCGGTGAAATTTTTGGCCTGCTCGGGCCAAACGGCGCGGGGAAATCCACCACCTTTAAGATGATGTGTGGCCTGCTGGTGCCTACGTCCGGCAAAGCGCTGGTACTGGATATGGATTTGAAAGTCAGCTCCGGCAAGGCGCGCCAGCATCTGGGGTATATGGCGCAGAAGTTCTCGCTGTACGGCAACCTGACGGTCGAGCAGAACCTGCGCTTTTTCTCCGGCGTTTACGGCCTGCGAGGGCGCGCCCAGGACGAGAAAATCCACCGCATGAGCGAGGCGTTTGGCCTGACAGCTATCGCTTCCCACGCCACGGATGAGCTGCCCCTGGGATTCAAACAGCGGCTGGCGCTGGCCTGCTCGCTGATGCACGAGCCCGATATTCTGTTTCTGGATGAACCCACGTCAGGCGTTGATCCCCTCACCCGCCGCGAGTTCTGGCTGCACATCAACAGCATGGTGGAGAAAGGGGTAACGGTGATGGTAACCACCCACTTTATGGACGAGGCGGAGTATTGCGATCGCATCGGCCTGGTCTATCGCGGCAAGCTGATTGCCCACGGCACGCCGGATGACCTGAAAGCCCAGGCCGCAGACGACGAGGTGCCGGACCCGACCATGGAGCAGGCGTTTATCACCCTCATCCACGACTGGGATAAGGAGAATGCCGATGCGCAATAA
- a CDS encoding Bax inhibitor-1 family protein, producing MDRFPRSDSIVQQTRSGLQTYMAQVYGWMTVGLLLTAFIAWYAANTPELMMFIFSSKITFFGLIIAQLALVFVLSGLVQKLSAGMATTLFMLYSALTGLTLSSIFIVYTYSSIASTFVVTGGMFGVMSLYGYTTKRDLSGLGNMLFMGLIGIVLASLVNLWLKSDALMWAVTYIGVVIFVGLTAYDTQKLKNIGEQIDVRDSSNLRKYSILGALTLYLDFINLFLMLLRIFGNRR from the coding sequence ATGGACCGATTTCCGCGTTCCGATTCGATAGTACAGCAGACCCGTAGTGGCCTGCAGACGTATATGGCTCAGGTTTATGGCTGGATGACGGTAGGCTTACTGCTTACCGCATTTATCGCGTGGTATGCGGCCAATACCCCTGAACTGATGATGTTTATCTTTTCCAGCAAAATCACCTTCTTTGGGCTGATCATTGCGCAACTGGCACTGGTGTTTGTGCTCTCCGGTCTGGTACAGAAGCTGAGTGCCGGGATGGCGACCACCCTGTTTATGCTCTATTCGGCACTGACGGGGCTGACGCTTTCCAGCATTTTCATCGTCTATACCTACTCCTCTATTGCCAGCACCTTTGTGGTCACCGGCGGGATGTTTGGTGTGATGAGCCTGTACGGTTACACCACCAAACGTGACCTCAGCGGTCTTGGCAACATGCTGTTCATGGGGCTGATCGGGATTGTGCTGGCGTCGCTGGTGAACCTGTGGCTGAAGAGCGACGCGCTGATGTGGGCGGTGACCTATATCGGGGTGGTGATTTTCGTTGGCTTAACCGCCTACGACACCCAGAAGCTGAAAAACATCGGTGAGCAGATTGACGTGCGTGACAGTTCCAACCTGCGTAAATACTCGATTCTGGGTGCCCTGACGCTGTATCTGGACTTCATCAACCTGTTCCTGATGCTGCTGCGTATTTTCGGCAACCGTCGTTAA
- the moaD gene encoding molybdopterin synthase sulfur carrier subunit, which translates to MIKVLFFAQVRELVNTDSLTLEATFKDVAALRAHLAAQSDRWALALDEGKLLAAVNQTLVEFTHPLAAGDEVAFFPPVTGG; encoded by the coding sequence ATGATTAAGGTGCTCTTTTTTGCCCAGGTGCGTGAACTGGTGAATACCGACAGCCTGACGCTGGAAGCGACGTTTAAAGACGTTGCCGCACTGCGTGCGCATCTGGCGGCGCAAAGCGACCGTTGGGCGCTGGCGCTGGATGAAGGGAAGCTGCTGGCCGCCGTCAACCAGACGCTGGTGGAGTTTACCCATCCGCTGGCGGCAGGTGATGAAGTGGCCTTCTTCCCACCGGTGACGGGGGGTTAA
- a CDS encoding endonuclease/exonuclease/phosphatase family protein, with protein MTKKMQHFSLKVLTINIHKGFTAFNRRFILPELRDAVRTVSADIVCLQEVMGAHEVHPMHFENWPDTPHYEFLADTMWSDYAYGRNAVYPEGHHGNAVLSRYPIEHYENRDVSVGESEKRGLLYCRIAPPDLDFPVHVGCVHLGLREAHRQAQLQMLAEWTNALPEGEPVVIAGDFNDWRQRANHPLKVEAGLEEIFTRAHGRPARTFPVRFPLLRLDRIYVKNAHASSPTALALLNWRHLSDHAPLSAEIHL; from the coding sequence ATGACCAAAAAAATGCAGCATTTCTCGCTTAAAGTGCTGACGATAAACATTCATAAAGGCTTCACAGCATTTAATCGCCGCTTCATTTTACCGGAGCTGCGCGACGCGGTTCGCACCGTCAGCGCGGACATTGTCTGCCTGCAGGAAGTGATGGGCGCGCACGAGGTCCATCCGATGCACTTCGAAAACTGGCCCGACACGCCCCACTACGAATTTCTGGCCGACACCATGTGGAGTGATTACGCTTACGGCCGCAATGCGGTCTATCCTGAAGGGCATCACGGAAATGCGGTGTTGTCGCGTTATCCCATTGAACATTACGAGAACCGGGACGTCTCCGTCGGCGAAAGCGAAAAGCGTGGGCTGCTGTATTGCCGTATCGCCCCGCCGGATCTCGATTTTCCGGTGCACGTTGGCTGTGTGCATCTCGGTCTGCGGGAAGCGCATCGCCAGGCACAGCTGCAGATGCTGGCCGAGTGGACTAACGCCCTGCCCGAAGGAGAGCCAGTGGTCATTGCCGGGGATTTCAACGACTGGCGGCAGCGGGCTAACCACCCTTTGAAAGTGGAGGCCGGGCTGGAGGAAATTTTCACCCGCGCGCACGGCAGACCTGCGCGCACGTTTCCGGTGCGCTTCCCGTTGCTGAGGCTTGACCGCATTTATGTGAAAAACGCCCATGCCAGCAGCCCGACCGCGCTGGCGTTGCTTAACTGGCGCCACCTTTCCGACCATGCCCCGCTGAGCGCGGAGATCCACTTATGA
- a CDS encoding ABC transporter permease, whose protein sequence is MRNKAISWRRVRALCIKETRQIVRDPSSWLIAVVIPLLLLFIFGYGINLDSSKLRVGILLEQQSEEALDFTHAMTGSPYIDATISDNRQALIQKMQAGKIRGLVVIPVDFAANMARTNTAAPIQVITDGSEPNTANFVQGYVEGIWQLWQMQRAEDRGETFEPLIDVQMRYWFNPAAISQHFIIPGAVTIIMTVIGAILTSLVIAREWERGTMEALLSTEVTRLELLLCKLIPYYFLGMLAMLLCMLVSVFILGVPYRGSLVLLFFITSLFLLSTLGMGLLISTVTRNQFNAAQVALNAAFLPSIMLSGFIFQIDSMPAVIRAVTYIIPARYFVSTLQSLFLAGNIPVVLIINTLFLLASAAMFIGLTWMKTKRRLD, encoded by the coding sequence ATGCGCAATAAGGCGATTTCCTGGCGCCGGGTGCGCGCGCTGTGCATCAAAGAGACGCGTCAGATCGTGCGTGACCCCAGCAGCTGGCTGATTGCGGTGGTTATCCCGCTTCTGCTGCTGTTTATCTTCGGCTATGGGATCAACCTCGACTCCAGCAAGCTGCGGGTTGGCATTTTACTGGAGCAGCAGAGCGAAGAGGCGCTGGATTTCACCCACGCCATGACCGGCTCACCCTACATTGACGCCACCATCAGCGACAACCGGCAAGCGCTTATTCAGAAGATGCAGGCCGGGAAAATCCGCGGTCTGGTGGTGATCCCGGTCGATTTTGCCGCCAACATGGCGCGGACAAATACCGCTGCGCCGATCCAGGTGATCACTGACGGCAGCGAGCCGAATACCGCCAACTTTGTCCAGGGCTACGTAGAGGGGATCTGGCAGCTCTGGCAGATGCAGCGCGCTGAAGACCGGGGCGAAACGTTTGAACCGCTGATCGACGTACAAATGCGCTACTGGTTTAACCCTGCCGCCATCAGCCAGCATTTTATTATCCCGGGTGCGGTCACCATCATTATGACGGTGATTGGCGCAATCCTGACTTCGCTGGTGATTGCCCGCGAGTGGGAGCGCGGCACCATGGAGGCGCTGCTTTCAACCGAAGTGACGCGCCTTGAGCTGCTGCTGTGTAAGCTTATCCCCTACTACTTCCTCGGCATGCTGGCGATGCTGCTCTGTATGCTGGTCTCGGTGTTTATCCTCGGGGTGCCGTACCGCGGCTCGCTGGTGCTGCTCTTTTTCATTACCAGCCTGTTCCTGCTGAGCACGTTGGGCATGGGGCTGCTCATCTCCACCGTCACCCGCAACCAGTTTAACGCCGCGCAGGTGGCGCTGAACGCCGCCTTTTTACCGTCGATTATGCTGTCCGGGTTTATCTTCCAGATAGACAGCATGCCCGCGGTGATCCGCGCCGTGACCTACATAATTCCGGCGCGCTATTTCGTCAGCACGCTGCAAAGCCTGTTCCTGGCGGGGAATATTCCGGTAGTGCTGATTATCAATACCCTGTTTTTGCTGGCGTCGGCGGCGATGTTTATTGGGCTGACGTGGATGAAAACCAAACGGCGTCTGGATTAA
- a CDS encoding lysylphosphatidylglycerol synthase domain-containing protein: MSKSHPRWRMAKKILTWLFFIAVAVLLVVYAQKVDWEEVWKVIRNYNRMVLLGAVGLVIVSYLMYGCYDLLGRAYCGHKLAKRQVMLVSFICYAFNLTLSTWVGGIGMRYRLYSRLGLPGGTITRIFSLSITTNWLGYILLGGVIFTIGVVQLPAHWYIDEATLRILGFALLLIIALYLWACAFARRRHMTIKGQKLVLPSWKFAVLQMAVSSANWMAMGAIIWLLIGEDVNYFFVLGVLLVSSIAGVIVHIPAGIGVLEAVFIALLAGEHVSHGTIIAALLAYRMLYYFLPLALATVCYLVLESRAKKLRAKNEKAMAK, translated from the coding sequence ATGTCTAAATCGCATCCACGCTGGCGAATGGCGAAAAAGATCCTGACCTGGCTGTTTTTTATTGCCGTTGCGGTGCTGCTGGTGGTTTACGCGCAAAAGGTGGATTGGGAAGAGGTGTGGAAAGTCATCCGCAACTACAACCGGATGGTGCTGCTGGGAGCGGTTGGGCTGGTGATTGTGAGCTATCTGATGTACGGCTGCTATGACCTACTGGGCCGCGCCTACTGCGGCCACAAGCTGGCAAAACGCCAGGTCATGCTGGTGTCGTTTATCTGCTACGCCTTTAACCTGACGCTCAGCACCTGGGTCGGGGGGATTGGCATGCGCTATCGCCTGTACTCGCGCCTGGGACTGCCCGGTGGGACCATCACGCGTATATTTTCGCTGAGCATTACCACCAACTGGCTGGGTTATATTCTGCTGGGTGGGGTGATCTTTACCATCGGCGTGGTGCAGTTGCCCGCACACTGGTATATCGATGAAGCCACGCTGCGGATTTTAGGTTTCGCGCTCCTGCTCATTATCGCCCTGTATCTCTGGGCCTGCGCCTTTGCCAGACGCCGCCATATGACCATCAAAGGGCAAAAGCTGGTTTTACCTTCATGGAAATTTGCCGTGCTGCAGATGGCGGTCTCCAGCGCCAACTGGATGGCGATGGGGGCAATTATCTGGCTGCTCATTGGCGAAGATGTGAATTATTTCTTCGTGCTGGGGGTGCTGCTGGTGAGCAGTATTGCCGGGGTGATCGTACATATTCCGGCCGGGATTGGGGTGCTGGAAGCGGTATTTATCGCCCTGCTTGCCGGAGAACATGTTTCTCATGGGACGATTATCGCCGCCCTGCTCGCCTACCGCATGCTCTATTACTTCCTGCCGCTGGCACTGGCCACGGTCTGTTATCTGGTGCTTGAGAGCCGGGCGAAGAAGCTAAGAGCGAAGAACGAGAAGGCGATGGCAAAATAG
- a CDS encoding YbhQ family protein has protein sequence MKWQQRVRVATGLSCWQIMLHLLVVAVLVMGWMSGTLVRVGLGLCVLYGVTVLSMLFLQRHHEARWREVGDVLEELTTTWYFGAAMIVLWLLSRVLQNNLLLALAGLAILAGPAVVSLLAKEKKLRNVASKHRVRH, from the coding sequence ATGAAGTGGCAACAACGTGTTCGTGTCGCAACGGGTCTAAGTTGCTGGCAGATAATGTTGCATTTACTGGTCGTGGCCGTACTGGTGATGGGCTGGATGAGCGGCACGCTGGTGCGTGTTGGCCTAGGACTATGCGTCCTCTATGGCGTCACCGTGCTGTCGATGTTGTTCCTGCAGCGCCATCATGAAGCGCGCTGGCGCGAGGTGGGTGATGTGCTCGAAGAGCTCACCACCACCTGGTACTTTGGTGCCGCAATGATTGTGCTGTGGCTGCTGTCCCGTGTGCTGCAAAACAACCTGCTGCTGGCGCTGGCCGGTCTGGCCATTCTTGCAGGGCCTGCGGTGGTCTCTTTGCTGGCCAAAGAGAAAAAGCTACGCAATGTTGCGTCTAAACATCGCGTACGCCACTGA